The following proteins come from a genomic window of Candidatus Protochlamydia phocaeensis:
- a CDS encoding helix-turn-helix domain-containing protein — MKEAHNRKRTKIRVDFGAKVRQLRYQLDISQERLAELANLHPNYVGSVERGERNIALENIIALAHALQCSPKDLMPD; from the coding sequence ATGAAGGAAGCACACAACAGAAAACGCACAAAAATAAGGGTGGATTTTGGAGCGAAGGTTCGGCAGCTTCGCTATCAATTGGACATATCTCAAGAAAGGCTAGCGGAATTAGCTAACCTGCACCCTAACTACGTAGGAAGCGTAGAAAGAGGCGAACGTAATATCGCCTTAGAAAATATCATAGCCTTAGCACATGCTCTGCAGTGCTCTCCCAAAGATTTAATGCCAGATTAA
- a CDS encoding CHC2 zinc finger domain-containing protein gives MILNLINKCGLTPKRASAKEYHSSCPHCGGKDRFIIWHLEKKYWCRQCGKRGDEIQFCRDFLGMSYLEACQLIRVRPQILREGEQPKYQSYKAPLIATLPSSEWQEKGLNFNNWCQKQLLESAKIANLLMMRGFTSESLEKFRIGFNPKNFQRKLEEWGLPKGKNKLWLPSGITIPTFQEGKLIKLKIRRTDWKQADPLPKYVEVIGSMNAPSFYGEDYNKPIFIMESELDAMLTQEAAGDLCGCLAVGGVGRKPDLNTHYKLCNSPLLLFCMDYDEAGKKAYAFWRNTYSNLRAWPAPEGKSPGDALACFKINLRHWVEEGIKLYLKGTFPNDFDKKEA, from the coding sequence ATGATTCTTAATTTAATCAATAAATGCGGTCTTACTCCTAAACGAGCATCAGCTAAAGAATATCATTCTTCCTGTCCTCATTGTGGCGGAAAGGACCGTTTTATTATTTGGCATTTAGAAAAAAAATATTGGTGTAGACAATGCGGAAAAAGAGGAGATGAGATTCAATTTTGCCGAGATTTCTTAGGAATGAGCTATCTTGAAGCTTGCCAACTGATTAGAGTGCGGCCTCAAATCTTAAGGGAAGGTGAACAGCCAAAGTATCAGTCTTATAAGGCACCTTTAATTGCAACTCTTCCTTCCTCGGAGTGGCAAGAAAAGGGATTAAACTTTAATAATTGGTGCCAAAAGCAGCTTTTGGAGTCAGCTAAAATTGCTAATTTGCTAATGATGCGAGGATTTACATCTGAATCTTTAGAAAAGTTTAGAATAGGCTTTAACCCAAAGAATTTTCAAAGAAAATTAGAAGAATGGGGATTACCTAAAGGCAAAAATAAGTTATGGCTGCCAAGTGGTATTACAATACCTACCTTTCAGGAAGGTAAATTAATTAAGTTAAAAATTCGAAGAACGGATTGGAAACAAGCTGATCCCCTTCCTAAATACGTTGAAGTGATAGGCAGCATGAATGCGCCTTCATTTTATGGAGAAGACTATAACAAACCAATTTTCATTATGGAATCAGAATTAGATGCTATGCTGACCCAGGAAGCTGCGGGCGATTTGTGTGGTTGTTTAGCAGTGGGCGGAGTTGGACGAAAGCCTGATCTAAATACTCATTATAAGCTATGTAATTCTCCTCTACTCTTATTCTGCATGGATTATGACGAGGCAGGCAAAAAAGCCTATGCTTTTTGGCGCAATACCTATTCTAATTTAAGAGCATGGCCAGCACCGGAAGGAAAAAGTCCAGGAGATGCTTTGGCTTGCTTTAAAATTAACTTACGCCATTGGGTAGAGGAGGGAATTAAGCTATATTTAAAAGGCACTTTTCCTAATGATTTCGATAAAAAGGAAGCCTAA
- a CDS encoding YfjI family protein → MSLANQTSIEQIDFCSQSNEISQLSIKEKSLERANQLEQMLQNQNLQDGNFPQANNHSPIPLQRDSIKQEAFPFESLGEILGKAAKALYEIIQAPDAICGLSVLGAAALATQTYADVEIDGRQFPLSLFLISIADSGERKSAVDKVALKPIYDWQKMLMKTYLEQCQKFTNNRDLWTLKRKEILANPSERESQLNTLEAEPTPPLKPIMIVEEPTYQGLVRLLDEGQPSIGLFSDEGGSMFGGWGMNSENMLNTCCGLSGLWDGKPISRIRTNESKFLYGRRFSLHLMIQPVVFDQVNSSKILSSQGLLARCLIAHPSSRAGSRSYREINPSLNPDICKYFERIQFILDQPIPVDKNSKVSNELNPKVIKLDQEAKLAWINFYNEIEKELHSNGIYHSIKPFASKVPEHVLRIACVITLIENIEAALIHIDCLNHAISLGKYFLNESINLQKLSTINPDVLLAEKTLQWMEDKYPDQIVPLPFIYQYGPNAIREAKKARSIMKILLEHNQVIIHRNVEVSGKNYKEAYSLKK, encoded by the coding sequence ATGAGTCTAGCAAATCAGACATCTATTGAGCAAATAGATTTTTGCTCCCAATCAAACGAAATATCGCAATTGAGTATTAAGGAGAAATCTTTAGAAAGGGCAAATCAATTGGAACAAATGCTGCAGAATCAGAACCTACAAGATGGTAACTTTCCCCAAGCAAATAACCATAGCCCGATTCCTTTGCAGCGAGATTCTATAAAGCAAGAAGCATTTCCATTTGAAAGTTTGGGTGAGATTCTAGGAAAGGCTGCAAAAGCCTTGTATGAAATTATTCAAGCACCGGATGCTATCTGCGGATTAAGCGTACTAGGTGCGGCCGCATTAGCTACTCAAACTTATGCCGATGTTGAAATTGATGGCCGTCAATTTCCTTTATCACTTTTTTTAATTTCTATTGCCGATTCAGGTGAGAGAAAGAGTGCTGTTGATAAAGTGGCTTTAAAGCCTATCTATGATTGGCAAAAAATGCTTATGAAAACCTATCTAGAACAATGTCAAAAATTTACAAATAACCGAGACTTATGGACATTAAAAAGAAAAGAAATTTTAGCTAATCCTTCCGAAAGAGAGTCTCAGTTGAATACATTAGAAGCAGAACCTACACCACCCTTAAAACCAATTATGATAGTGGAAGAACCTACCTATCAAGGATTAGTTAGGCTATTGGATGAAGGCCAGCCTAGCATAGGATTATTTTCTGATGAGGGCGGTAGCATGTTTGGGGGATGGGGAATGAATTCTGAAAATATGCTAAATACATGCTGTGGATTATCTGGGCTTTGGGATGGCAAGCCGATTAGTCGAATACGTACTAACGAAAGCAAATTTTTATATGGTCGTCGATTTTCTCTTCATTTAATGATCCAACCTGTTGTATTTGACCAGGTTAATTCTAGCAAGATTTTAAGTTCGCAAGGTTTGCTTGCTAGGTGCCTAATTGCTCATCCTTCTTCCAGAGCAGGATCTCGCAGTTATCGGGAAATTAACCCCTCTCTAAATCCCGATATTTGTAAGTATTTTGAAAGAATACAATTCATTTTAGATCAACCTATTCCGGTGGATAAAAATAGCAAAGTGTCCAATGAGCTAAATCCAAAAGTTATAAAATTAGACCAAGAAGCCAAGCTAGCCTGGATAAATTTTTATAATGAAATAGAAAAAGAACTGCACTCTAATGGGATCTATCACTCTATCAAACCTTTTGCTAGTAAGGTTCCAGAGCATGTTCTTAGAATAGCTTGTGTAATTACTTTAATAGAAAACATTGAGGCGGCATTAATCCATATAGATTGCTTAAACCATGCTATTTCTCTTGGTAAATACTTTCTTAATGAATCAATTAATTTGCAAAAATTGTCTACTATAAATCCAGACGTGCTTTTAGCTGAGAAAACTTTACAATGGATGGAAGACAAATATCCAGACCAGATTGTTCCTTTACCATTTATCTATCAATATGGTCCCAATGCAATCCGAGAAGCTAAAAAAGCCCGTTCTATAATGAAGATTTTATTGGAGCACAACCAGGTTATTATACACCGTAACGTTGAGGTTTCTGGAAAAAATTATAAAGAGGCATATTCACTTAAAAAATAA
- a CDS encoding DNA-binding protein, whose protein sequence is MTVEESKLSTVKHFCSKFSWPSESALRAIILNASTNGFQSAIKRVGRRVLIDEQEFFKCINRIQERTTYSQL, encoded by the coding sequence ATGACAGTAGAAGAAAGTAAACTTTCAACTGTAAAACATTTTTGTTCCAAATTTAGTTGGCCATCTGAGAGTGCCCTTCGAGCCATAATCTTAAATGCTTCAACTAATGGTTTTCAATCAGCTATTAAACGGGTAGGTAGGAGGGTACTTATTGATGAACAGGAATTTTTTAAATGTATCAATAGGATACAAGAAAGAACAACCTACAGCCAGCTATGA
- a CDS encoding tyrosine-type recombinase/integrase — protein sequence MGTIRELTKKNGEKSYHAEVRLKGFPSQRESFRTRTQAKKWIQDTEAAIRDGRFKNQSASRKYLVKELIDRFIAQCLPKHPKYYVKKVGLLSKWKEELGDVLLANLSPSHIATVRDKLLSEKTSKNKLRSPSTVNRYIAAFSKALSVAVKEWEWILENPVEKITKPKESRGRDRFLSLDEKDSLLKACKASSNPYLYSIVAIALMTAMRYGEIINLKWKDIDFEQRLITLHETKNGEKRFIPLTEEIISILKKCPTYGSEPISFIFQSFKIIQSNQPISIRKSFARALKEAGISSFRFHDLRHTAASYLAMNGATQGELMAILGHRSPQMTRRYAHFSQQHIANLLQKNNHTILKEKENE from the coding sequence ATGGGTACAATTCGCGAACTAACAAAAAAGAATGGAGAGAAAAGCTATCATGCAGAGGTAAGGCTAAAAGGATTTCCATCGCAAAGAGAATCTTTTCGTACAAGAACGCAAGCCAAAAAGTGGATTCAAGACACAGAGGCTGCTATTCGTGATGGACGTTTTAAAAACCAATCTGCATCAAGAAAATATTTGGTTAAAGAATTAATAGATCGTTTTATTGCTCAATGCCTTCCAAAGCATCCAAAATATTATGTGAAAAAGGTTGGCTTGTTGTCTAAATGGAAGGAAGAGTTAGGAGATGTCCTTCTTGCCAATCTTTCACCATCTCACATCGCTACTGTAAGAGATAAGCTTCTCTCAGAAAAAACCTCTAAAAACAAACTAAGAAGTCCATCCACTGTTAATCGATATATAGCTGCTTTTTCGAAAGCCTTGTCAGTCGCTGTAAAAGAATGGGAATGGATTTTAGAGAATCCAGTAGAGAAAATAACAAAACCAAAAGAATCTCGTGGAAGAGATCGATTTTTAAGCTTAGACGAAAAGGATAGCCTTCTAAAGGCTTGTAAAGCTTCTTCAAACCCTTATTTATATTCAATTGTGGCTATAGCTTTAATGACAGCCATGCGTTATGGGGAAATTATTAACTTGAAGTGGAAAGATATTGATTTTGAGCAAAGATTGATAACCCTTCATGAAACCAAAAATGGAGAAAAGAGATTTATTCCATTAACCGAAGAAATTATTTCAATTTTAAAGAAATGCCCCACTTATGGTTCTGAACCTATCAGCTTTATTTTTCAAAGCTTTAAAATTATTCAATCCAATCAACCTATTTCTATAAGAAAATCCTTTGCACGCGCTTTAAAAGAAGCTGGCATATCAAGCTTTCGCTTTCATGACCTTCGACATACGGCCGCTTCCTATTTAGCTATGAATGGAGCGACACAAGGGGAGTTAATGGCAATCCTTGGTCACCGTTCACCTCAAATGACACGTCGCTATGCTCATTTTAGTCAGCAGCACATTGCTAATCTATTACAAAAGAATAACCACACCATATTGAAGGAGAAAGAAAATGAATAA
- a CDS encoding S10 family peptidase: MLKKICRLFFWSCLVFLPFSVTAEEAKKNGNDQEANKTACIDQEEFSETRHEVTINGQPIAYKAVAGNMILRDDNCKSKASLFFISYTKEGTEDMRQRPITFCFNGGPGSSSVWLHLGVFGPRRVFLTENGDALPPYHLVDNEFSILDQTDLVFIDPVSTGFSRAIPPEEAKRFHGVEEDIKSVAEFIRLYITRFNRWESPKFIAGESYGTTRAAGLAGYLHDEYYMYVNGVILVSSVLNFQSIDFSAGNDLSYLLFLPSYTAAAWYHKKLPEDLQQASLTEVLQAARDFVNNEYVLALFKGDLLSPQQRADVTRKLARFTGLSSDYIEKSNLRIDILRYAKELLRNRKRTIGRFDSRFMGIDADAVGERFEYDPSADAIFGAFTATFNNYVHTELKWKNDNHYKILTSVQPWDYGISNQYLNVADTLRGVMTKNPYMTVFVANGYYDLATPFFATEYTFNHLGLDPSLLDHIDMQYYDAGHMMYIHRPSLIKLKKDLASYYQDTLKRQDEEERSGNQVRR; encoded by the coding sequence ATGCTCAAAAAAATATGCCGCCTATTTTTCTGGAGTTGTCTTGTTTTTCTTCCTTTTAGCGTAACCGCAGAAGAAGCGAAAAAAAATGGCAATGACCAAGAAGCCAATAAAACAGCCTGTATTGACCAGGAAGAATTTTCCGAGACAAGGCATGAAGTCACCATTAATGGGCAGCCGATTGCTTATAAAGCTGTTGCGGGTAATATGATCCTTAGGGACGACAATTGCAAGTCCAAAGCGAGCCTGTTCTTTATCAGCTATACCAAGGAGGGGACAGAGGACATGCGCCAAAGGCCCATTACCTTTTGCTTTAATGGAGGCCCCGGTTCTTCATCGGTTTGGTTACATTTAGGCGTATTTGGGCCTCGGCGGGTATTTTTGACGGAAAACGGGGATGCCTTGCCGCCTTATCACTTGGTCGATAACGAATTTTCCATTTTGGATCAGACCGATTTGGTTTTCATCGATCCCGTTTCAACGGGTTTTAGCCGGGCCATTCCTCCCGAAGAAGCGAAGCGCTTTCATGGGGTGGAAGAAGACATTAAGTCTGTCGCTGAATTTATCCGCCTGTACATCACCCGCTTCAATCGCTGGGAGTCGCCCAAATTTATTGCAGGCGAAAGCTATGGGACAACGCGTGCGGCAGGCTTGGCCGGTTATTTGCACGATGAGTACTATATGTATGTCAATGGTGTGATTCTTGTCTCTTCCGTTCTTAACTTCCAGTCCATTGATTTTTCTGCTGGTAATGATTTGTCCTATTTGCTTTTTTTGCCCAGCTATACGGCAGCTGCTTGGTACCATAAAAAGCTTCCTGAAGACTTGCAGCAAGCCAGCTTGACAGAGGTCTTGCAGGCCGCGCGCGACTTTGTCAACAATGAATACGTGCTGGCTCTTTTCAAGGGAGATCTCTTATCTCCCCAGCAGCGCGCAGACGTTACGCGCAAGCTCGCTCGCTTTACCGGCCTTTCTTCGGACTACATTGAGAAAAGCAACCTGCGCATTGACATCTTGCGCTATGCCAAGGAGCTCTTGCGCAACCGCAAACGGACGATCGGCCGCTTTGACAGTCGTTTTATGGGCATAGATGCCGATGCTGTGGGCGAGCGCTTTGAGTATGATCCCAGTGCGGATGCTATTTTCGGCGCTTTTACAGCCACGTTTAACAATTATGTCCATACGGAGCTCAAGTGGAAGAATGATAACCATTATAAGATCTTGACCAGCGTCCAGCCTTGGGACTATGGCATTAGCAATCAGTATTTGAATGTGGCCGATACGTTGCGCGGCGTGATGACCAAGAATCCGTATATGACTGTTTTTGTGGCAAACGGGTATTATGATTTGGCAACGCCGTTCTTTGCGACGGAGTATACGTTCAATCATTTGGGATTGGATCCCTCTTTGCTCGATCATATAGACATGCAGTACTATGATGCGGGGCACATGATGTATATTCATCGTCCCTCTTTGATCAAGCTGAAGAAAGATTTGGCGAGCTATTATCAGGACACGCTTAAGCGCCAGGATGAAGAGGAGCGAAGCGGAAATCAAGTCAGGCGTTAA
- a CDS encoding DUF167 domain-containing protein — MFQQTNRGIILKVKVIPKASRSEIVGWEGEELKIRLAAVPDKGEANAELIRMFAGFLGIGKSHVELIQGETSRHKRLCLTGISLTDLQAKMEAF, encoded by the coding sequence ATGTTTCAACAGACAAATCGGGGAATCATTTTAAAAGTCAAAGTCATTCCGAAAGCGTCCCGTTCAGAAATTGTCGGATGGGAGGGCGAGGAGTTGAAAATACGCCTCGCTGCCGTTCCGGACAAGGGAGAGGCGAACGCCGAGCTCATCCGCATGTTTGCCGGCTTTCTTGGAATCGGCAAGTCGCATGTCGAACTCATCCAAGGCGAAACAAGCCGTCATAAGCGCCTCTGCCTCACTGGAATCTCCCTAACCGATCTGCAGGCTAAAATGGAGGCCTTTTAA
- the pncA gene encoding bifunctional nicotinamidase/pyrazinamidase, producing MKKALLIVDVQNDFLPGGNLAVKQGNEIIPLINALVHYPFDLIIATKDWHPSDHGSFAANHGKRTGEHVKLAGIDQILWPTHCVQGTRGAEFAPGWDTTCINKVIYKGTDPSIDSYSTFFDNGHLKSTGLETYLREQSIKDLYFAGLATDYCVKYSVLDALKLGFNPYVIADACRGVNLQPQDSQQALQLMQRAGAVLVSFKDLEGVMKEKENREL from the coding sequence ATGAAAAAAGCCCTTCTTATTGTCGATGTGCAAAACGATTTTCTGCCTGGCGGCAACTTGGCTGTCAAGCAAGGCAATGAAATCATTCCCTTGATCAATGCGCTCGTTCATTATCCGTTTGATTTGATTATTGCGACCAAAGACTGGCACCCGTCCGATCATGGGAGCTTTGCCGCCAATCACGGCAAGCGGACGGGAGAGCATGTGAAGCTGGCCGGAATCGATCAGATCTTGTGGCCCACGCATTGCGTGCAGGGGACGCGCGGAGCCGAGTTTGCACCTGGCTGGGACACTACCTGTATCAATAAGGTCATTTATAAGGGCACGGACCCTTCAATAGACAGCTACAGCACGTTCTTTGATAATGGCCACCTCAAATCCACCGGATTGGAAACTTATCTAAGGGAGCAAAGCATCAAGGATTTATACTTCGCTGGCCTGGCGACCGATTACTGTGTCAAGTATTCCGTGCTGGATGCGCTCAAGCTGGGATTTAATCCTTATGTGATCGCCGACGCTTGCCGTGGGGTCAATCTTCAGCCACAGGATAGCCAGCAGGCTTTGCAGCTCATGCAACGGGCAGGCGCTGTGCTTGTGTCCTTCAAAGATCTCGAGGGAGTGATGAAGGAGAAAGAGAATAGAGAGCTCTAA
- a CDS encoding nicotinate phosphoribosyltransferase, producing the protein MSQTRIPHIYNQSLALLTDLYQLTMSYGYWKQGLDKKEAVFHLFFRKTPFQGGFTIAAGLECLIDFLENFHFDSSDLDYLAKVSGPDGQPYFHEDFLDYLSCLKFSGSIDAVPEGTAVFPYEPLVRVQGPLIECQILESPILNLINFPTLIATKAARICLAAKGEPVMEFGVRRAQGIDGALTASRAAYIGGCESTSNVLAGKLFGIPVKGTHAHSWVMVFDDEMESFKAYAEALPNNCIFLVDTYDSLAGVKKAIEVGKWLKAQGKKMLGIRLDSGDLTDLSIKSRELLNQAGFPDAVIVASNELDELLISELKRQGAQINVWGVGTNLITAKDQPALDGVYKLSAIRNPGEEWKYKLKLSEQMTKVSNPGILQVKRFYTSQENVADVIYNIETPIKGDCRVVDPLDPTKERLIRKGLQSKDLLEPIFRNGERVYQLPTLKEIRERTKKELSCFPMGIKRFINPHLYFVGMEKTLYDLKIHLIKQVREVTPIPSPTP; encoded by the coding sequence ATGTCCCAAACTCGTATTCCGCATATTTATAATCAGTCGCTCGCCCTATTGACCGATCTTTATCAATTGACCATGTCTTATGGCTATTGGAAGCAAGGCTTGGACAAGAAAGAGGCCGTCTTTCACCTTTTTTTCCGTAAAACGCCTTTTCAAGGCGGATTTACGATTGCAGCCGGGCTGGAGTGCCTGATCGATTTTTTGGAAAATTTTCACTTCGATTCGTCTGATTTGGATTATCTGGCCAAAGTCTCAGGCCCGGACGGACAGCCTTATTTTCATGAAGATTTCTTGGACTATCTGTCGTGCTTAAAATTTTCAGGCAGTATTGATGCCGTTCCCGAAGGAACGGCTGTTTTTCCTTATGAGCCGCTTGTGCGCGTGCAAGGTCCGTTGATTGAGTGCCAGATTCTCGAAAGCCCGATTCTGAACTTAATCAATTTTCCGACCCTGATTGCGACTAAAGCCGCCCGCATTTGCTTGGCGGCTAAGGGAGAGCCCGTGATGGAATTTGGCGTGAGGCGGGCGCAGGGGATTGACGGGGCCTTGACAGCTAGCCGGGCGGCTTATATTGGTGGCTGCGAGTCGACGTCCAATGTCTTGGCCGGAAAGCTGTTTGGCATTCCCGTTAAGGGAACGCATGCACATAGCTGGGTGATGGTATTTGATGATGAAATGGAATCCTTTAAAGCCTATGCCGAAGCCTTGCCCAACAATTGTATCTTTTTGGTCGATACTTATGATAGCTTGGCTGGAGTAAAAAAAGCCATTGAAGTAGGGAAGTGGCTGAAGGCGCAAGGCAAAAAAATGCTTGGCATTCGCTTGGATTCAGGCGACTTGACCGATCTCAGCATCAAAAGCCGCGAGCTTCTCAATCAGGCCGGTTTTCCAGATGCTGTCATTGTGGCCAGCAATGAATTGGATGAATTGCTGATCAGCGAACTGAAGCGCCAGGGAGCCCAGATCAATGTCTGGGGAGTAGGGACGAATTTGATCACGGCTAAAGATCAGCCGGCTTTGGACGGCGTCTACAAATTGTCTGCGATCCGCAATCCCGGAGAAGAATGGAAATATAAGCTGAAGCTCTCCGAGCAAATGACGAAGGTATCCAATCCCGGCATCTTGCAGGTCAAGCGCTTTTATACCAGCCAGGAAAACGTTGCTGACGTCATCTACAATATCGAAACTCCTATAAAGGGAGACTGCCGCGTTGTCGATCCGCTTGACCCCACCAAAGAGCGATTGATTAGAAAAGGGCTGCAAAGCAAGGATTTGCTTGAGCCCATCTTTCGCAATGGGGAGCGGGTTTATCAACTGCCGACTTTAAAGGAAATTCGGGAACGGACTAAAAAAGAGCTCAGCTGTTTTCCCATGGGAATCAAGCGCTTTATCAATCCGCATCTCTATTTTGTCGGCATGGAAAAAACGCTTTATGACTTAAAAATTCATTTGATTAAACAAGTAAGGGAAGTCACGCCCATTCCATCCCCAACCCCTTGA